A portion of the Gossypium arboreum isolate Shixiya-1 chromosome 8, ASM2569848v2, whole genome shotgun sequence genome contains these proteins:
- the LOC108470238 gene encoding L-ascorbate peroxidase, cytosolic-like, translating into MTKCYPTVSEDYQNAVQKAKRKLRGLIAEKNCAPLMLRLAWHSAGTFDVKTKTGGPFGTMKQPAELAHAANNGLDIAVRLLEPIKEQLPILSYADFYQLAGVVAVEITGGPEIPFHPGREDKPHPPPEGRLPNATEGADHLRQVFSNQMGLSDQDIVALSGGHTLGRCHKERSGFEGPWTTNPLIFDNSYFKELLTGEKDGLLQLPTDKVLLSDPVFRPLVDKYAADEDAFFADYTEAHLKLSELGFADA; encoded by the exons ATGACCAAGTGTTACCCAACCGTTAGCGAGGACTACCAAAACGCCGTTCAAAAGGCTAAGAGGAAGCTAAGAGGTCTCATCGCTGAGAAGAACTGTGCTCCACTCATGCTCCGTCTAGC GTGGCACTCAGCTGGAACTTTTGATGTCAAGACCAAGACCGGAGGTCCATTTGGAACCATGAAGCAACCTGCTGAGCTCGCTCATGCTGCTAACAACGGTCTCGATATTGCAGTCAGGCTTCTCGAGCCGATCAAGGAGCAGCTTCCTATCCTTTCATACGCTGACTTCTATCAG CTTGCTGGTGTTGTTGCTGTTGAGATCACCGGTGGGCCTGAAATTCCATTCCATCCTGGAAGAGAG GACAAGCCTCACCCACCACCTGAGGGTCGTCTTCCCAATGCTACTGAGG GAGCTGATCACTTGAGGCAGGTGTTTAGTAATCAAATGGGTCTTAGCGACCAGGACATTGTTGCTCTTTCTGGTGGCCATACCCTG GGAAGGTGCCACAAGGAGAGGTCTGGATTTGAGGGACCATGGACTACCAACCCTCTTATCTTCGACAACTCTTACTTCAA GGAGCTCTTGACTGGAGAGAAGGATGGCCTGTTACAGTTGCCAACTGACAAAGTTCTCCTTTCCGACCCTGTTTTCCGTCCATTGGTTGACAAATATGCAGCT GATGAGGATGCTTTCTTTGCTGATTACACTGAAGCTCACCTGAAGCTCTCTGAGCTAGG ATTTGCTGATGCATAA